From one Planococcus citri chromosome 3, ihPlaCitr1.1, whole genome shotgun sequence genomic stretch:
- the LOC135840095 gene encoding protein king tubby 1-like isoform X2, translating to MRQKRFTSGMVQATDIVQKTRYSRPTSGKKELHGYDGPLQYTMIQGNPDSSADVIQLSRSVSRGSDDIDGDSNASDNFYREEDEVDDESIPVNTPSSENGHTFGIIAPEIIQSSSFICRSASISSDVVESDKDILNNLNSFVLQPARQKVHYNCRITRDRKGMDRGLYPTYFLHLEKDLGKKIFLLAGRKRKKSKTSNYLISTDPTDLSRGSESFVGKLRSNLLGTQFTVFNNGRSPFKSFNENDIPREELAAVVYDTNVLGFKGPRKMTVLIPGMTHDQKRVQIIPQDNSDTMLECWRSKRMDNLIELHNKTPSWNDDTQSYVLNFHGRVTQASVKNFQIVHDSDTDYVVMQFGRISEDVFTMDYRYPLCALQAFAIALSSFDHKLACE from the exons ATGAGACAGAAAAGATTTACTTCTGGAATGGTTCAGGCAACAGACATTGTTCAAAAAACACGATACAGTAGACCAACGTCAGGAAAGAAAGAATTACATG GATACGATGGCCCATTACAATACACGATGATTCAAGGGAATCCAGATTCAAGTGCAGATGTTATTCAGTTGTCTCGAAGTGTATCTCGTGGAAGCGATGACATAGATG gaGATAGCAACGCTTCCGATAACTTTTACCGTGAAGAAGACGAAGTTGACGACGAATCCATCCCAGTGAATACTCCGTCGTCTGAAAATGGGCACACTTTTGGTATAATCGCTCCAGAAATAATTCAATCTTCTTCGTTTATTTGTCGTTCAGCTTCAATTTCATCAGAT GTTGTGGAAAGTGACAAAGATATTCTcaataatttaaattcatttgtATTGCAACCAGCTCGACAAAAAGTACACTATAATTGTCGGATAACGCGTGATAGAAAAGGCATGGATAGAGGATTATACCCAACATACTTTTTACATTTGGAAAAAGATCTTGGAAAAAAG ATATTCTTATTGGCTGGAAGAAAGCGGAAAAAGAGCAAAACTTCCAACTATTTGATTTCGACTGATCCGACCGATTTGTCTAGAGGCAGCGAATCATTCGTTGGCAAATTACGATCCAATTTACTTGGAACTCAGTTCACTGTCTTCAACAATGGTAGATCACCATTCAAAAGtttcaatgaaaatgatatTCCTAGAGAAGAATTGGCTGCAGTTGTTTAC gATACTAATGTATTAGGTTTCAAAGGACCAAGAAAAATGACAGTTTTGATTCCTGGTATGACCCATGATCAAAAACGTGTTCAAATAATACCTCAAGATAATTCAGACACTATGCTAG AATGTTGGAGATCAAAACGAATGGATAATTTAATAGAATTACATAACAAAACACCTTCGTGGAATGACGATACCCAGTCGTATGTTCTAAATTTCCATGGCCGAGTCACGCAAGCatcggttaaaaattttcaaatagtccatGACAGTGATA CCGATTACGTAGTTATGCAATTTGGACGTATCTCAGAAGATGTCTTCACAATGGATTATCGTTACCCTTTATGTGCTCTTCAAGCGTTTGCTATTGCTTTGAGTAGTTTTGATCATAAATTAGCATGCGAGTGa
- the LOC135840095 gene encoding protein king tubby-like isoform X1, with protein MATVRQQKLEQQRQILEQKMRQKRFTSGMVQATDIVQKTRYSRPTSGKKELHGYDGPLQYTMIQGNPDSSADVIQLSRSVSRGSDDIDGDSNASDNFYREEDEVDDESIPVNTPSSENGHTFGIIAPEIIQSSSFICRSASISSDVVESDKDILNNLNSFVLQPARQKVHYNCRITRDRKGMDRGLYPTYFLHLEKDLGKKIFLLAGRKRKKSKTSNYLISTDPTDLSRGSESFVGKLRSNLLGTQFTVFNNGRSPFKSFNENDIPREELAAVVYDTNVLGFKGPRKMTVLIPGMTHDQKRVQIIPQDNSDTMLECWRSKRMDNLIELHNKTPSWNDDTQSYVLNFHGRVTQASVKNFQIVHDSDTDYVVMQFGRISEDVFTMDYRYPLCALQAFAIALSSFDHKLACE; from the exons ATGGCAACTGTTCGACAGCAAAAACTGGAAcaacag AGACAGATATTGGAGCAAAAAATGAGACAGAAAAGATTTACTTCTGGAATGGTTCAGGCAACAGACATTGTTCAAAAAACACGATACAGTAGACCAACGTCAGGAAAGAAAGAATTACATG GATACGATGGCCCATTACAATACACGATGATTCAAGGGAATCCAGATTCAAGTGCAGATGTTATTCAGTTGTCTCGAAGTGTATCTCGTGGAAGCGATGACATAGATG gaGATAGCAACGCTTCCGATAACTTTTACCGTGAAGAAGACGAAGTTGACGACGAATCCATCCCAGTGAATACTCCGTCGTCTGAAAATGGGCACACTTTTGGTATAATCGCTCCAGAAATAATTCAATCTTCTTCGTTTATTTGTCGTTCAGCTTCAATTTCATCAGAT GTTGTGGAAAGTGACAAAGATATTCTcaataatttaaattcatttgtATTGCAACCAGCTCGACAAAAAGTACACTATAATTGTCGGATAACGCGTGATAGAAAAGGCATGGATAGAGGATTATACCCAACATACTTTTTACATTTGGAAAAAGATCTTGGAAAAAAG ATATTCTTATTGGCTGGAAGAAAGCGGAAAAAGAGCAAAACTTCCAACTATTTGATTTCGACTGATCCGACCGATTTGTCTAGAGGCAGCGAATCATTCGTTGGCAAATTACGATCCAATTTACTTGGAACTCAGTTCACTGTCTTCAACAATGGTAGATCACCATTCAAAAGtttcaatgaaaatgatatTCCTAGAGAAGAATTGGCTGCAGTTGTTTAC gATACTAATGTATTAGGTTTCAAAGGACCAAGAAAAATGACAGTTTTGATTCCTGGTATGACCCATGATCAAAAACGTGTTCAAATAATACCTCAAGATAATTCAGACACTATGCTAG AATGTTGGAGATCAAAACGAATGGATAATTTAATAGAATTACATAACAAAACACCTTCGTGGAATGACGATACCCAGTCGTATGTTCTAAATTTCCATGGCCGAGTCACGCAAGCatcggttaaaaattttcaaatagtccatGACAGTGATA CCGATTACGTAGTTATGCAATTTGGACGTATCTCAGAAGATGTCTTCACAATGGATTATCGTTACCCTTTATGTGCTCTTCAAGCGTTTGCTATTGCTTTGAGTAGTTTTGATCATAAATTAGCATGCGAGTGa